Proteins from a genomic interval of Geodermatophilus obscurus DSM 43160:
- a CDS encoding universal stress protein, with amino-acid sequence MSSPDTGVRSPHVLVGYDGSPSAVNAIEAAATLLPTATASILNLWEPPFTSPELRHRVMERASNAEALGRLVETEGRAESERLAGNGVKLARAAGWDAEPLVKRTYGGDGYAFARTAEELDADLMVVGSRGMSGMRASMGSVSELVVHVSPVPVLVIPHPLTTVEWAAVESGPVVVGNDASEHAQRALTAATTLFAHRTRLMVTVEESVGSPAPSPVEGTQLVTVRCSGRAGRPRATAATLADEAARRRAAVVVVGSRGRGGARDTLVGHVTRALLHCAHRPVLVVPSRPAS; translated from the coding sequence ATGAGCTCACCTGACACCGGCGTCCGGAGCCCGCACGTCCTCGTCGGCTACGACGGGTCGCCCAGCGCGGTGAACGCGATCGAGGCGGCCGCCACGCTGCTGCCCACGGCCACCGCCTCGATCCTGAACCTGTGGGAGCCGCCGTTCACCTCCCCCGAGCTGCGGCACCGCGTCATGGAACGCGCCTCCAACGCCGAGGCGCTGGGCCGGCTGGTGGAGACCGAGGGCAGGGCCGAGTCCGAACGACTGGCCGGCAACGGCGTGAAACTCGCCCGGGCCGCTGGGTGGGACGCCGAGCCGCTGGTCAAGCGCACCTACGGCGGCGACGGTTACGCGTTCGCCCGCACCGCCGAGGAGCTCGACGCCGACCTGATGGTCGTCGGCTCACGCGGGATGAGCGGTATGCGCGCCTCGATGGGCAGCGTCTCGGAGCTGGTGGTGCACGTCAGCCCGGTGCCGGTCCTCGTCATCCCGCACCCGCTGACCACGGTGGAGTGGGCGGCGGTGGAGTCCGGGCCGGTCGTCGTCGGCAACGACGCCTCGGAGCACGCGCAGCGGGCGCTCACCGCGGCCACCACGCTGTTCGCGCACCGGACGCGGCTGATGGTCACCGTCGAGGAGTCCGTGGGCTCCCCCGCCCCGTCCCCCGTCGAGGGCACCCAGCTGGTCACCGTCCGCTGCTCCGGGCGGGCCGGCCGGCCGCGGGCCACCGCGGCGACCCTGGCCGACGAGGCCGCCCGTCGCCGCGCGGCGGTGGTCGTCGTGGGCAGCCGCGGCCGCGGGGGCGCCCGCGACACCCTGGTCGGCCACGTCACCCGCGCGCTGCTGCACTGTGCGCACCGGCCGGTGCTCGTCGTCCCGTCCCGGCCCGCGAGCTGA
- a CDS encoding DMT family transporter, with amino-acid sequence MLGALLGVPRRPWVAPTGREWRLLAVCGVGWFGVYNVAPNAAEQHLDAGTTAMLVNVGPILIAVLAGLWLGEGLPRWLVAGLAVAFAGVLLIGVATRGGDADAGGVVLCLVAAVTYAVGVVAQKSVLRRLPPLQVTFTACAIGTLCCLPSAGSLAAELGQAPCGSVAGLVHLGAVPTALAFSTWAYALARTGAGRLGVTTYLVPPLVVLMGWLLLAEVPPALAVVGGGVCLAGVALSRRRAPVRRPQVQRAGAGAGA; translated from the coding sequence GTGCTCGGCGCGCTGCTGGGCGTCCCCCGGCGTCCGTGGGTGGCGCCCACCGGGCGCGAGTGGCGGCTCCTCGCGGTCTGCGGGGTCGGCTGGTTCGGCGTCTACAACGTCGCGCCCAACGCGGCCGAGCAGCACCTGGACGCCGGGACGACGGCGATGCTGGTCAACGTCGGGCCGATCCTCATCGCCGTTCTGGCCGGGCTCTGGCTGGGGGAGGGGCTGCCGCGGTGGCTGGTCGCCGGCCTGGCGGTCGCCTTCGCCGGCGTGCTGCTGATCGGCGTGGCCACCCGCGGTGGTGACGCCGACGCCGGAGGCGTGGTGCTCTGCCTGGTCGCCGCCGTCACGTACGCGGTCGGCGTCGTGGCGCAGAAGTCGGTGCTGCGCCGACTGCCCCCGCTGCAGGTCACGTTCACCGCGTGCGCCATCGGCACGCTGTGCTGCCTGCCCTCAGCGGGGTCGCTCGCCGCGGAGCTGGGGCAGGCGCCGTGCGGGTCGGTCGCCGGGCTGGTCCACCTGGGCGCGGTGCCGACCGCGCTGGCGTTCAGCACGTGGGCGTACGCCCTGGCGCGGACCGGTGCGGGGCGGCTCGGTGTCACCACCTACCTCGTGCCGCCGCTGGTGGTGCTCATGGGCTGGCTGCTGCTCGCCGAGGTGCCGCCGGCCCTGGCCGTCGTCGGCGGCGGGGTGTGCCTGGCCGGCGTGGCGCTGTCCCGCCGGCGCGCGCCGGTGCGCCGGCCGCAGGTGCAGCGGGCCGGCGCGGGCGCGGGCGCCTGA
- a CDS encoding SDR family oxidoreductase yields the protein MDVLVTGGTGRLGRLVVERLSDGGHGVRRMSRRGTGPGGVRGDLATGRDLPAALAGAEVVVHAASDARGDYWEADVAGTRRLVQAVDRDRLRHLVFVSIVGVDRVPYGYYHAKYAAEQVLLASGLPVTLLRITQFHDFVDQLLDTARRGPLLPVPMGWRLQPVDVADAAAHTAEVGVGSPAGGVVEFGGPEELTAAEVARAWAAAREPGTHVVATPVPGRLSAAVRDGAALPTGGPRGRRTYAEHLRG from the coding sequence ATGGACGTTCTGGTGACGGGTGGGACGGGGCGGCTCGGCCGGCTCGTCGTCGAGCGACTGAGCGACGGCGGCCATGGGGTGCGGCGGATGTCGCGTCGCGGGACCGGGCCGGGCGGGGTGCGCGGCGACCTGGCAACCGGCCGTGACCTGCCGGCGGCGCTGGCCGGCGCGGAGGTCGTGGTGCACGCGGCCAGTGACGCGCGCGGCGACTACTGGGAGGCCGACGTCGCCGGGACGCGGCGGCTGGTGCAGGCGGTGGACCGGGACCGGCTGCGCCACCTCGTCTTCGTCTCGATCGTCGGGGTCGACCGCGTCCCCTACGGCTACTACCACGCCAAGTACGCCGCCGAGCAGGTGCTGCTGGCCTCGGGGCTTCCCGTGACGCTGCTGCGGATCACCCAGTTCCACGACTTCGTCGACCAGCTGCTGGACACCGCCCGGCGCGGCCCGCTGCTGCCGGTGCCGATGGGCTGGCGGCTGCAGCCGGTCGACGTCGCCGACGCCGCCGCCCACACCGCCGAGGTCGGGGTCGGGTCGCCGGCCGGGGGCGTCGTCGAGTTCGGCGGGCCGGAGGAGCTGACCGCGGCGGAGGTCGCGCGGGCGTGGGCCGCCGCCCGCGAGCCGGGCACCCACGTGGTGGCCACGCCGGTGCCCGGCCGGCTGTCGGCCGCCGTCCGGGACGGCGCTGCGCTGCCCACCGGGGGCCCGCGCGGACGGCGCACCTACGCCGAGCACCTGCGCGGCTGA
- a CDS encoding helix-turn-helix domain-containing protein: MTVTEPTTDSAGTPAHEVSAGGPAHESSAMQRIGMLVRDARRHRGLTQQQLAERLGTSQSAVARIEQGGQNLTLELLGRLSEALERELFSVGPSGPTHLRVSGGVPLRGSVTVKSSKNAAVALLCAALLNRGRTTLRNVARIVEVERILDVLRSIGVSATWDTAGRDLTLVVPEQLDLAGIDADAARRTRSIIMFLGPLLHRAPSFDLPYAGGCDLGTRTVEPHMIALRPFGLEVEARGGSYHAAVTAPGTADRTIVLTERGDTVTENALLAAARTDGTTTIRNASSNYMVQDLCLYLQLLGVGVEGLGTTTLVVHGKPVLDADVDYTISEDPVEAMSLLTAGIVTDSELTVCRAPIEFLEVELATLAEMGLRYRLSPEYLADNGHTRLVDVTISPSELKALIDKIHPMPFPGLNIDNLPFFAVIAAAATGSTLIHDWVYDNRAIHLSDLTRLGADVRLLDPHRVLVTGPTHWSSAEVVCPPALRPAVCILLAMLAAKGTSVLRNVDIIARGYEQLYERLVEMGARIEVFHD, from the coding sequence GTGACGGTCACCGAACCCACCACCGACAGCGCCGGCACCCCGGCGCACGAGGTCAGCGCCGGCGGCCCGGCGCACGAGTCCAGCGCCATGCAGCGCATCGGCATGCTCGTCCGCGACGCCCGGCGGCACCGCGGGCTCACCCAGCAGCAGCTCGCCGAGCGGCTCGGCACCAGCCAGAGCGCCGTCGCCCGCATCGAGCAGGGCGGGCAGAACCTCACCCTCGAACTGCTCGGCCGGCTCTCCGAGGCGCTCGAGCGTGAGCTGTTCAGCGTCGGCCCGTCCGGCCCCACCCACCTGCGGGTCTCCGGCGGCGTGCCGCTGCGCGGCAGCGTGACCGTGAAGTCCTCCAAGAACGCCGCCGTCGCGCTGCTGTGCGCCGCCCTGCTCAACCGCGGCCGGACGACGCTGCGCAACGTGGCCCGGATCGTGGAGGTCGAGCGGATCCTCGACGTGCTGCGCTCGATCGGCGTCTCGGCGACCTGGGACACGGCCGGCCGCGACCTCACCCTCGTCGTCCCCGAGCAGCTGGACCTCGCCGGCATCGACGCCGACGCCGCCCGCCGGACCCGCAGCATCATCATGTTCCTCGGCCCGCTGCTGCACCGGGCGCCGTCGTTCGACCTGCCCTACGCCGGCGGTTGCGACCTGGGCACCCGCACCGTCGAGCCGCACATGATCGCGCTGCGCCCCTTCGGGCTGGAGGTCGAGGCCCGCGGCGGCAGCTACCACGCCGCGGTCACCGCGCCGGGCACGGCGGACCGCACCATCGTGCTGACCGAGCGGGGCGACACCGTCACCGAGAACGCGCTGCTGGCCGCGGCCCGCACCGACGGGACGACGACCATCCGCAACGCCAGTTCCAACTACATGGTCCAGGACCTCTGCCTGTACCTGCAGCTGCTCGGCGTCGGCGTCGAGGGGCTCGGCACCACCACCCTCGTCGTGCACGGGAAGCCGGTGCTCGACGCCGACGTCGACTACACGATCAGTGAGGACCCGGTCGAGGCGATGAGCCTGCTGACCGCCGGCATCGTCACCGACTCGGAGCTGACCGTGTGCCGGGCGCCGATCGAGTTCCTCGAGGTGGAGCTGGCCACCCTCGCCGAGATGGGGCTGCGCTACCGCCTGTCGCCGGAGTACCTGGCCGACAACGGGCACACCCGGCTGGTCGACGTCACCATCTCCCCGTCGGAGCTCAAGGCGCTGATCGACAAGATCCACCCGATGCCGTTCCCGGGCCTCAACATCGACAACCTGCCGTTCTTCGCCGTCATCGCGGCCGCGGCAACCGGCTCGACGCTGATCCACGACTGGGTCTACGACAACCGGGCCATCCACCTGTCCGACCTGACCCGGCTCGGTGCCGACGTCCGGCTGCTCGACCCGCACCGGGTGCTGGTGACCGGCCCGACCCACTGGTCCAGCGCCGAGGTGGTCTGCCCGCCGGCGCTGCGCCCGGCGGTGTGCATCCTGCTGGCGATGCTCGCGGCCAAGGGGACGTCGGTGCTGCGCAACGTCGACATCATCGCCCGCGGCTACGAGCAGCTCTACGAGCGGCTGGTCGAGATGGGCGCCCGCATCGAGGTCTTCCACGATTGA
- a CDS encoding SDR family NAD(P)-dependent oxidoreductase, with protein sequence MSEVARPLSGKVALVTGASSGIGEATAVALVEAGAAVAIGARRRDRLDDLAARLSDAGGKVVPLDLDVTDEASCRDAVARTRAKLCGLDVLVNNAGVMLLGTIVGADPEDWRRMLDTNVLGVMYPTHAAIDGMLEQGSGDIVNISSTAGRTARAGAGVYNASKWAVNAFSESLRQEVTARGVRISLVEPGAVETELRSHITQPEAKAAALAHSEGMRSLRPEDVARAIVYVVTQPPHVAVNEVLVRPTDQER encoded by the coding sequence GTGAGCGAGGTCGCCCGCCCGCTGTCCGGCAAGGTCGCGCTGGTCACCGGCGCGTCGTCGGGGATCGGGGAGGCCACCGCCGTGGCCCTGGTCGAGGCCGGTGCCGCCGTCGCCATCGGGGCACGCCGACGGGACCGGCTCGACGACCTCGCCGCGCGGCTTTCCGACGCCGGCGGGAAGGTCGTCCCCCTCGACCTCGACGTCACCGACGAGGCGTCCTGCCGCGACGCGGTCGCCCGCACCCGGGCCAAGCTCTGCGGGCTCGACGTCCTGGTGAACAACGCCGGCGTGATGCTGCTGGGCACGATCGTCGGCGCCGATCCCGAGGACTGGCGGCGCATGCTCGACACCAACGTGCTCGGCGTGATGTACCCGACGCACGCCGCGATCGACGGGATGCTCGAGCAGGGCTCGGGCGACATCGTGAACATCTCCAGCACCGCCGGCCGCACCGCCCGCGCCGGAGCCGGCGTCTACAACGCCAGCAAGTGGGCGGTGAACGCCTTCAGCGAGTCGCTGCGCCAGGAGGTGACCGCCCGGGGCGTGCGGATCTCCCTGGTCGAGCCCGGTGCCGTCGAGACCGAGCTGCGCTCGCACATCACCCAGCCCGAGGCGAAGGCGGCCGCGCTGGCGCACTCCGAGGGCATGCGGTCATTGCGACCCGAGGACGTCGCCCGCGCGATCGTCTACGTGGTCACCCAGCCGCCGCACGTGGCGGTCAACGAGGTCCTGGTCCGCCCCACCGACCAGGAGCGGTGA
- a CDS encoding DUF5995 family protein, giving the protein MTEAVGALVAHMEELLGSLEADRDPGRFFLGVYLRTTQAVGAAIDAGAFEDPAWVEEWDVDFAGLYLDALTAHRRDPASAPRPWRHAFGARPDLPPEAHVLLGMNAHINLDLPQSLVRVIPPAGFDDPATSDLRRRDHERIDRVLASRVAAEDAELHRAGGRRTRLDRLLAPVNRTASQVFLRESRRKVWANARQLDAARRRGPEAHARRLAELETVAAARVDDLLRPGPVLVRLAVRGFGVTLPPG; this is encoded by the coding sequence ATGACCGAGGCCGTCGGTGCGCTCGTCGCGCACATGGAGGAGCTGCTCGGGTCGCTGGAGGCCGACCGCGACCCCGGCCGCTTCTTCCTCGGCGTCTACCTGCGCACCACGCAGGCGGTCGGGGCGGCGATCGACGCGGGCGCCTTCGAGGACCCGGCCTGGGTCGAGGAGTGGGACGTCGACTTCGCCGGCCTGTACCTCGACGCGCTGACCGCGCACCGCCGGGACCCGGCGTCCGCGCCCCGGCCGTGGCGGCACGCCTTCGGCGCGCGGCCGGACCTCCCGCCGGAGGCGCACGTGCTGCTCGGCATGAACGCGCACATCAACCTCGACCTGCCGCAGTCGCTGGTGCGGGTCATCCCGCCGGCCGGGTTCGACGACCCGGCGACGTCGGACCTCCGCCGGCGCGACCACGAGCGGATCGACCGGGTCCTCGCCTCCCGGGTCGCCGCCGAGGACGCCGAGCTGCACCGCGCCGGGGGACGACGGACCCGCCTGGACCGGCTGCTGGCGCCGGTCAACCGGACCGCCAGCCAGGTCTTCCTGCGCGAGTCCCGGCGGAAGGTGTGGGCCAACGCCCGGCAGCTCGACGCAGCGCGCCGCCGGGGACCGGAGGCGCACGCCCGGCGGCTGGCCGAGCTGGAGACCGTCGCCGCGGCCCGGGTCGACGACCTGCTGCGGCCCGGTCCGGTGCTGGTGCGGCTCGCCGTCCGCGGTTTCGGCGTCACCCTGCCTCCGGGCTGA
- a CDS encoding PucR family transcriptional regulator has product MTESRGERPSWQERLGLTLAEALRLPGLAGTEVVAGDGGLDRVVRYMVVDDPADPLAVAGPDVLVVLGARLPPADAANCRALVERLDSMGTAALAYRQTEAPPPVPADVLTEADRRALPVLALPASVRMGEVLSEVLGAVIGKQSEALALSNRMHDQFIDVALSGGGLAEVTEQLAHSLEGAAVLGLGPDREIVTSAGPREDVAEISDWLWLLDAEAEDEMAMMAPSRRLSGLRADQIVVTPADVLADADLSPADGILLVPGHHELPGGVGEYAVAPIMAGDQRHGWLVAVHRSGPMLVGAGAVLERAAVVSALSVIRQQAVHSVELRFQGDLVRRLVAGALRHTERALAQTRSFGWRLDGPVVVLVTATETAADPQADPTRALDVLDRLADGWRAALETEVSGAAVAGLSTEIVTVLPLDGRTPEEITSLVTAVTGRVNARVRRVGRVLGTGIGRPAGSLSALGEAHQQASRALGVGQEIHGPQAVTHFDQLGVFRLLSLIPDSTELRNYVDEVLGTLADAGDPDSADLRETLRVLLETNLNVAESARRLHFHYNTMRYRIGKLERLLGPFTTDPTLRLNLLLALHAARMRGLDQPHRPPVDAAMTLPPDDGLDALI; this is encoded by the coding sequence GTGACCGAGAGCCGCGGTGAGCGGCCCAGCTGGCAGGAGCGGCTGGGTCTGACCCTGGCCGAGGCGCTGCGGCTGCCCGGCCTGGCGGGGACCGAGGTCGTCGCCGGGGACGGGGGACTGGACCGCGTCGTCCGCTACATGGTGGTCGACGACCCCGCCGACCCGCTGGCCGTCGCCGGCCCCGACGTCCTCGTCGTCCTCGGCGCGCGGCTGCCGCCGGCCGACGCCGCCAACTGCCGCGCGCTGGTCGAGCGGCTGGACTCCATGGGCACCGCGGCGCTGGCCTACCGCCAGACCGAGGCGCCCCCGCCCGTGCCGGCCGACGTGCTCACGGAGGCAGACCGTCGCGCGCTGCCGGTGCTCGCGCTGCCGGCCTCCGTGCGGATGGGCGAGGTCCTCTCCGAGGTTCTCGGCGCCGTCATCGGCAAGCAGAGCGAGGCGCTGGCGCTGTCCAACCGCATGCACGACCAGTTCATCGACGTGGCGCTCAGCGGCGGCGGCCTGGCCGAGGTCACCGAGCAGCTCGCGCACTCGCTGGAGGGCGCCGCCGTCCTGGGCCTGGGACCCGACCGGGAGATCGTCACCAGCGCCGGCCCGCGTGAGGACGTCGCGGAGATCAGTGACTGGCTGTGGCTGCTGGACGCCGAGGCCGAGGACGAGATGGCGATGATGGCGCCGTCCCGCCGGCTCTCGGGCCTGCGCGCCGACCAGATCGTCGTCACCCCGGCCGACGTGCTCGCCGACGCCGACCTCTCACCGGCCGACGGCATCCTGCTCGTCCCCGGGCACCACGAGCTGCCGGGCGGGGTGGGGGAGTACGCGGTCGCCCCGATCATGGCCGGCGACCAGCGGCACGGCTGGCTGGTGGCGGTCCACCGGAGCGGGCCGATGCTGGTCGGCGCCGGTGCGGTGCTGGAGCGGGCGGCGGTCGTCTCGGCGCTGTCGGTCATCCGCCAGCAGGCGGTGCACTCGGTCGAGCTGCGCTTCCAGGGCGACCTGGTGCGCCGGCTGGTCGCCGGGGCCCTGCGGCACACCGAGCGGGCGCTGGCGCAGACCCGCTCCTTCGGCTGGCGGCTCGACGGCCCGGTCGTCGTCCTGGTGACCGCCACCGAGACCGCCGCCGACCCGCAGGCCGACCCGACCCGGGCCCTCGACGTCCTCGACCGGCTGGCCGACGGCTGGCGCGCCGCCCTGGAGACCGAGGTCTCCGGCGCGGCGGTGGCCGGCCTGTCGACCGAGATCGTCACCGTGCTGCCGCTCGACGGGCGGACGCCGGAGGAGATCACCTCGCTGGTGACCGCGGTGACCGGGCGGGTCAACGCCCGGGTGCGCCGCGTCGGGCGGGTGCTCGGCACCGGCATCGGCCGCCCGGCCGGCTCGCTGTCGGCGCTGGGCGAGGCGCACCAGCAGGCCTCCCGGGCCCTCGGTGTCGGCCAGGAGATCCACGGGCCGCAGGCGGTCACGCACTTCGACCAGCTCGGCGTCTTCCGGCTGCTGTCGCTGATCCCGGACAGCACCGAGCTGCGCAACTACGTCGACGAGGTGCTGGGCACCCTCGCCGACGCCGGCGACCCGGACTCCGCGGACCTGCGCGAGACGCTGCGGGTGCTGCTGGAGACCAACCTCAACGTCGCGGAGTCCGCCCGGCGGCTGCACTTTCACTACAACACGATGCGCTATCGGATCGGCAAGCTCGAGCGGCTGCTCGGGCCCTTCACCACCGACCCGACGCTGCGGCTGAACCTGCTGCTGGCCCTGCACGCTGCCCGGATGCGCGGCCTGGACCAGCCGCACCGCCCACCGGTGGACGCCGCGATGACGCTGCCCCCGGACGACGGCCTCGACGCGCTCATCTGA
- a CDS encoding DUF2877 domain-containing protein yields the protein MRTIDQTAGPGGSRPGAQTPPRGHAARAGLPTIPLPRESAQATARTAPPARAATAVPASASTGVADLLRGPVRPARVLFSVPAAVYLQVSTERGGDVVGVLTNDAARLPLACVLFRPSNSRPLVALPPDAPAEVGGGRIVVGDLAVSAAAWWDPRPRLPRPRPALLPEGVRQLRNALYGEGVPHSAFTLPGLPAGPGGPLAALRGAVRRADLDAALRTATRLIGLGPGLTPAGDDVMAGTMAGLVLLGHPAAERFSVAVSALAAGRTTELSRALLRHAAAGRVSTEYAAVLHGLVGERPLAPAIDGLLATGATSGRAMALGLCTAIDLVDRTMRPR from the coding sequence ATGCGCACCATCGACCAGACCGCAGGCCCGGGCGGGAGCCGCCCCGGGGCTCAGACGCCCCCGCGCGGCCACGCCGCGCGGGCCGGACTCCCGACCATCCCCCTGCCGCGCGAGTCCGCCCAGGCGACCGCGCGCACCGCTCCCCCCGCCCGTGCCGCGACCGCCGTGCCCGCCTCCGCGAGCACCGGTGTCGCCGACCTCCTGCGCGGCCCGGTCCGCCCCGCGCGCGTCCTGTTCAGCGTCCCCGCTGCCGTCTACCTGCAGGTGTCCACCGAGCGCGGCGGCGACGTCGTCGGCGTCCTCACCAACGACGCCGCACGGCTCCCGCTGGCCTGCGTGCTCTTCCGCCCGAGCAACAGCCGACCGCTGGTGGCGCTGCCGCCCGACGCGCCGGCCGAGGTCGGCGGCGGGCGCATCGTCGTCGGCGACCTCGCCGTCAGCGCCGCCGCCTGGTGGGACCCGCGCCCCCGGCTGCCGCGCCCGCGTCCGGCCCTGCTGCCCGAGGGCGTGCGCCAGCTGCGCAACGCCCTCTACGGCGAGGGCGTGCCGCACAGCGCCTTCACCCTCCCAGGCCTGCCGGCCGGTCCCGGTGGCCCGCTGGCCGCCCTGCGCGGCGCCGTCCGCCGGGCCGACCTCGACGCCGCGCTGCGCACGGCCACCCGGCTGATCGGCCTCGGCCCGGGGCTCACCCCGGCCGGGGACGACGTCATGGCCGGGACGATGGCGGGCCTGGTCCTGCTGGGGCACCCCGCTGCCGAGCGGTTCTCCGTCGCGGTCTCCGCGCTGGCCGCCGGCCGGACGACGGAGCTGTCGCGGGCGCTGCTGCGGCACGCCGCTGCCGGGCGGGTCAGCACCGAGTACGCCGCGGTGCTGCACGGGCTGGTCGGCGAGCGGCCGCTGGCTCCGGCGATCGACGGGCTGCTCGCCACCGGCGCCACCAGCGGCCGCGCCATGGCGCTGGGACTGTGCACCGCGATCGACCTCGTCGACCGGACCATGCGCCCCCGCTGA
- the hisG gene encoding ATP phosphoribosyltransferase, protein MLRIAVPNKGVLSEPAAAMLTESGYRQRRSTKDLAVYDPDSDTEFFYLRPRDIAVYVAAGTLDVGITGRDMLLETAPAVGEGAAAVEVMPLGFGRSSFRFAAPLESAIETVAQLAGRRIATAYPVLLQRYLDEQRIAASVVKLDGAVETACRLGVADAVCDVVETGTTLRAAGLHIIGEPVLTSEAILVRRAGAEEIPAVAQLRRRLRGVLVARQYVMLDYDCPNDLLEKATALTPGLEGPTVSPLQTEGWSAVRAMVAQTDTNRVMDELWELGARAILVTSIHACRL, encoded by the coding sequence GTGCTGCGCATCGCCGTGCCCAACAAGGGTGTCCTGAGCGAGCCCGCGGCCGCCATGCTCACCGAGAGCGGCTACCGGCAGCGCCGCAGCACCAAGGACCTCGCCGTCTACGACCCCGACAGCGACACCGAGTTCTTCTACCTGCGGCCCCGCGACATCGCCGTCTACGTCGCCGCCGGCACCCTCGACGTCGGCATCACCGGCCGGGACATGCTGCTGGAGACCGCGCCGGCCGTCGGCGAGGGCGCCGCCGCGGTGGAGGTCATGCCGCTGGGCTTCGGCCGCTCGTCGTTCCGCTTCGCCGCCCCGCTGGAGTCCGCCATCGAGACCGTCGCCCAGCTGGCGGGCAGGCGGATCGCCACGGCCTACCCGGTGCTCCTGCAGCGGTACCTCGACGAGCAGCGCATCGCGGCGTCGGTGGTCAAGCTGGACGGCGCGGTCGAGACCGCCTGCCGGCTCGGCGTCGCCGACGCCGTCTGCGACGTGGTCGAGACCGGGACGACGCTGCGTGCGGCCGGGCTGCACATCATCGGTGAGCCGGTGCTCACCAGCGAGGCCATCCTGGTCCGGCGGGCCGGGGCCGAGGAGATCCCGGCGGTGGCGCAGCTGCGCCGCCGGCTGCGCGGGGTCCTGGTCGCGCGGCAGTACGTGATGCTCGACTACGACTGCCCCAACGACCTGCTGGAGAAGGCGACCGCGCTGACCCCGGGCCTCGAGGGGCCGACGGTCAGCCCGCTGCAGACCGAGGGCTGGTCGGCGGTGCGCGCGATGGTCGCCCAGACCGACACCAACCGGGTGATGGACGAGCTGTGGGAGCTCGGCGCCCGCGCCATCCTGGTCACCAGCATCCACGCCTGCCGGCTGTGA
- a CDS encoding phosphoribosyl-ATP diphosphatase, whose product MKTFDQLFAELSAKVAAGDPASGTVTAVRDGVHSAGKKVVEEAAESWMAAEHEGAERTAEEVSQLLYRVQVLMLARGLTLDDVYAHL is encoded by the coding sequence GTGAAGACCTTCGACCAGCTGTTCGCCGAGCTCTCGGCCAAGGTCGCCGCCGGTGACCCGGCGTCGGGAACGGTCACGGCCGTCCGCGACGGCGTGCACTCCGCGGGCAAGAAGGTCGTCGAGGAGGCCGCCGAGTCCTGGATGGCCGCCGAGCACGAGGGCGCCGAGCGCACCGCCGAGGAGGTCAGCCAGCTCCTCTACCGGGTCCAGGTCCTCATGCTGGCCCGCGGGCTGACCCTGGACGACGTCTATGCCCACCTCTGA
- the ribH gene encoding 6,7-dimethyl-8-ribityllumazine synthase: MSGRGAPEAQAVDATGLTIGVVATTWHAEITGALLDRAVAAAVASGIPSPTVVRVPGAVELPVVAQALTERHDAVVALGVVIRGGTPHFEYVCDAVTAGLTRVALDAGTPVGNGVLTCDTEEQARDRAGLPGSAEDKGWEATVAALATALTLRGLRGPAGPTGFSIRPADGSRA; this comes from the coding sequence GTGAGTGGGAGGGGCGCACCGGAGGCGCAGGCGGTCGACGCCACCGGGCTGACCATCGGCGTCGTGGCCACCACCTGGCACGCCGAGATCACCGGCGCGCTGCTGGACCGCGCGGTCGCCGCGGCGGTCGCCAGTGGGATCCCGTCGCCGACCGTCGTCCGGGTCCCGGGCGCCGTCGAGCTGCCGGTGGTCGCCCAGGCGCTGACCGAGCGGCACGACGCCGTCGTCGCGCTGGGTGTGGTCATCCGGGGTGGGACGCCGCACTTCGAGTACGTCTGCGACGCGGTCACCGCGGGGCTCACGCGGGTCGCCCTCGACGCCGGCACGCCCGTCGGCAACGGCGTCCTCACCTGCGACACCGAGGAGCAGGCGCGCGACCGAGCGGGCCTGCCCGGCTCGGCCGAGGACAAGGGCTGGGAGGCGACCGTGGCCGCCCTGGCCACCGCCCTCACCCTGCGCGGCCTGCGCGGGCCTGCGGGGCCCACCGGCTTCTCGATCCGACCGGCCGACGGGAGCCGCGCGTGA